A single genomic interval of Flavihumibacter rivuli harbors:
- a CDS encoding Imm74 family immunity protein: protein MKITGTRSYILVEYDYRTVKISGELTLAPAFYAYVDSIYQWEPPYEKNTISEEEKQELIKKVMESNNPDFPIIFEL from the coding sequence ATGAAAATTACAGGAACTCGTTCCTATATTTTAGTGGAATATGATTATCGGACAGTAAAAATATCAGGGGAGTTGACTCTAGCCCCTGCATTTTACGCGTATGTCGATTCAATTTACCAATGGGAACCGCCTTATGAAAAGAATACAATATCTGAAGAGGAGAAGCAGGAGTTAATTAAAAAGGTGATGGAGTCTAACAACCCCGATTTCCCGATTATTTTCGAATTATAA